Genomic window (Streptobacillus felis):
TAACTGGTGTGTTACATATGGGACATGTATTAAATAATACTATTCAAGACGTTGTAGTTAGATACAAAAGAATGAAGGGTTATGATACTTTATGGCAAACTGGTACAGATCATGCTGGAATTGCAACTCAAAATGTTGTTGAAAGAAAACTTGCTAAAGATAATTTAAGAAAAGAAGATTTAGGAAGAGAAGAATTTATAAAAAAAGTTTGGGAATGGAAAGAAGAACATGGTGGAATAATAACTAGACAACAAAGAAGAATAGGTAACTCTGTTGACTGGGAAAGAGAAAGATTCACTATGGATGAAGGTTTATCAGAAGCTGTAAAAGAAGTATTCGTAACTTTATATAATCAAGGACTAATATATAAAGGTGAATATATGGTTAACTGGTGTCCTAGATGTACTACAGCACTTGCAGATGATGAAATTGATCATATAGATAAAGAAGGAAGTATTTGGGAAATTAGATATCCTTTAAAAGATGAAGAAGGTTATTTAGTTGTTGCAACTACTAGACCTGAAACTATGCTAGGGGATACAGGTATAGCTGTAAATCCTGAAGATGAAAGATATACTCATTTAATAGGTAAAAAAGCTATTTTACCATTAATGAATAGAGAAATACCTATAGTTGCAGATAATTATGTAGATAAGGAATTTGGAACAGGTGTAGTTAAAATGACACCAGCACATGATCCTAATGACTTTGAAGTTTCAAAAAGAACTGGGCTTGAAATTATTAATGTTTTCACTGAAGATGCAAAAATAAATGATTTAGGTGGAAAATACAAAGGTATGGATAGATTTGAAGCAAGAAAAGCTATACTTAAAGATTTAGAAGAACTAGGACTTTTAGTTGGCGTTAAAAAACATAATCATGCTGTAGGTCATTGCTATCGTTGTAAAACTGTAATAGAGCCAAGAATTTCTGATCAATGGTTTGTAAGAATGGAACCACTTGCCAAAAGAGCTTTAGAAGTAGTTAGAAATGGTGAAATTAAATTAACTCCTAAGAGAATGGAGAAAAGATACTATAACTGGCTTGAAAATATTAGAGACTGGACTATAAGTCGTCAAATATGGTGGGGACATAGAATACCTGCATATTACACACCTAATAATGATTTAATAGTTGCTAAAAATTTAGAAGATGCAAAGAAAATTTGTGTTGAAAAATTTGGTGAAGAAATGGAATTAAGAGAAGAAACTGATGTACTTGATACATGGTTCTCATCAGCACTTTGGCCATTTTCAACTATGGGTTGGCCAGAAAAAACAAGAGATATAGAAAGATACTTCCCTACTGACTTACTAGTTACAGGTGATGATATAATTTTCTTCTGGGTAGCTCGTATGATAATGATGAGTTTACATTTCTTAGATACTATTCCGTTTAAGGAAGTATATTTTACAGGAATTATTAGAGATGAAATTGGAAGAAAAATGTCTAAATCATTAGGTAATGCACCAGATACTTTAGGTATTATAGATAAATATGGTGCTGATGCTGTAAGATTTAGTTTTATGTATAATACTAGTCAAGGTCAAGATATATTATTCTCAGAAAAATTATTAGAAATGGGATTAGCATTTGCTAATAAGATATGGAATGCATCTAAATTTGTAATTTCTAATTTAGAAGGATTTAATGAAAATATTTCTATACTTGATTTAGACTTTAAATTAGAAGATCAATGGATATTATCTAAGTTACAATTAGCAGCTAAAAATATTAATAAAGAAATGGAAGAATATAATATTGATACTTCTGCTAAAATAGCATATGAATTCTTTAGAAACGATTTCTGTGATTGGTACTTAGAAATAGCTAAAACAAGAATTTATGGAATAGATGAAAATGATACTGATAGACAGACTGCACAATGGATACTAAGACATGTATTAGATAATGGACTAAGATTACTACATCCATTTATGCCATTTGTTACAGAAGAAATATGGCAAAAAGTAAAAACTTATGGAGAAAGTATTATGTTAGTTGAATATCCTGAGGAAGATAAAGGATTATTAAATCTTGAAGCTATTAAAGAATTTGATTATCTAAAAGATGCTATTTCATCTATAAGAAATATTAGAGCTGAAAATAATATATCACCAGCTAAGAAAATAGATATAATAATTGATAGTGAAGATGAATCTGAAAAAAATCTATTAATTAATAATCCTAAGATTTTAGATAAACTTGCAAATGTTGAAAGTATTAAAATATTAACAGAAGTACCTAAGATGTCAGGATTTAGGGTAGTAGGTAATGCAAAAATATATGTTTCTCTAGAAGGACTAATAGATGTAGATAAAGAAATAGAGAAGTTAAATAGAGAAATAGAAAAAGTAAAAAAAGAACTTGAAAGAACGAATTCTAAATTATCTAATGAATCATTTGTTTCAAAAGCACCAAAAAATGTAATTGAAAAAGAAAATGCAATTAAAGATGAGCTAGAAGGAAAACTAAAAAAATTATTAGATAATATCGATATTTACAAAAAATAGTGGACTTTTTTAAAAAAATGTTGTATACTATCATTGAAAATATATAAAAGAAAAAATTAGGAGGATAAGAATGAAAAAGGCATTTTTAATGTTAACTGCTTTAGCATCATTAAACGCTGTTGCTGGAGTTGAGTTACAAGTTAAAGGTGGATACGATGTATTCAGAAGACAATCAGTTACTGACAAATTCTTCAATGATCAAACTAGAGATTTAGAAAGAGGATTTGTAGTAAACGCAGAATTATTCCCAATCAACCAATATAAAGTTGAAGTAGGGGTTGGAGCAGAGTATAACTTCTCTGACAAAACAGCAGGATATGGATTCCAAAAATATTCTGATGTAAACAATAATGGTGTATTACAAGAAGATAAAAAATATCACCATGTACCAGTATATGCTGTAATCAAAGCAAACGTATTACAATTAGAAT
Coding sequences:
- a CDS encoding valine--tRNA ligase, encoding MDKYNPLDIEQKWYKIWEEKGYFKPSKDDEKPAYSIVIPPPNVTGVLHMGHVLNNTIQDVVVRYKRMKGYDTLWQTGTDHAGIATQNVVERKLAKDNLRKEDLGREEFIKKVWEWKEEHGGIITRQQRRIGNSVDWERERFTMDEGLSEAVKEVFVTLYNQGLIYKGEYMVNWCPRCTTALADDEIDHIDKEGSIWEIRYPLKDEEGYLVVATTRPETMLGDTGIAVNPEDERYTHLIGKKAILPLMNREIPIVADNYVDKEFGTGVVKMTPAHDPNDFEVSKRTGLEIINVFTEDAKINDLGGKYKGMDRFEARKAILKDLEELGLLVGVKKHNHAVGHCYRCKTVIEPRISDQWFVRMEPLAKRALEVVRNGEIKLTPKRMEKRYYNWLENIRDWTISRQIWWGHRIPAYYTPNNDLIVAKNLEDAKKICVEKFGEEMELREETDVLDTWFSSALWPFSTMGWPEKTRDIERYFPTDLLVTGDDIIFFWVARMIMMSLHFLDTIPFKEVYFTGIIRDEIGRKMSKSLGNAPDTLGIIDKYGADAVRFSFMYNTSQGQDILFSEKLLEMGLAFANKIWNASKFVISNLEGFNENISILDLDFKLEDQWILSKLQLAAKNINKEMEEYNIDTSAKIAYEFFRNDFCDWYLEIAKTRIYGIDENDTDRQTAQWILRHVLDNGLRLLHPFMPFVTEEIWQKVKTYGESIMLVEYPEEDKGLLNLEAIKEFDYLKDAISSIRNIRAENNISPAKKIDIIIDSEDESEKNLLINNPKILDKLANVESIKILTEVPKMSGFRVVGNAKIYVSLEGLIDVDKEIEKLNREIEKVKKELERTNSKLSNESFVSKAPKNVIEKENAIKDELEGKLKKLLDNIDIYKK